The following proteins come from a genomic window of Geomonas sp. RF6:
- a CDS encoding ribonuclease D encodes MLKKKDAGNPATTNLVTDQHTLDLLVERLSKETLLAFDLEADSLHHYTEKVCLIQVSTRQETQLIDPLAPIDVKVLAPIFADPNVRKIFHGADYDMRSLYRDFGITVVNLFDTMIASQFLGESEFGLAAQLKKRFGVELDKRYQKADWSKRPFSPEMIEYAMKDTSLLIKLYEQLESELRVKGRLAWVEEESELVAKVRSASREGEPLFTRFKGASRMKPRELAVLEELLRFRDERAKAADVPPFRILGNDALRELAEKQPRSNFELVAVNGLSSKLIERLGRGILQSVAAGLAVPQQKLPQIPAAKRPVLDRLQEDRVKKLKAWREAKAAELGLGVGLVANNTLLEALAEEGSEPGSLLKRWQTEAFGEELSTLSL; translated from the coding sequence TTGCTGAAGAAAAAGGATGCGGGCAACCCCGCGACGACAAACCTGGTCACCGACCAACATACGCTCGACCTCCTCGTCGAGCGGCTTTCCAAGGAAACGCTCCTCGCCTTTGATCTGGAAGCGGACTCTTTGCATCACTACACGGAGAAAGTCTGCCTGATCCAGGTGTCCACCCGGCAGGAAACCCAGCTCATCGATCCCCTGGCGCCAATCGACGTGAAGGTGCTCGCTCCGATCTTCGCCGACCCGAACGTCAGGAAGATCTTCCACGGTGCTGACTACGACATGCGCTCCCTGTACCGGGATTTCGGCATCACGGTGGTGAACCTTTTCGACACCATGATCGCCAGCCAGTTCCTGGGGGAGAGCGAGTTCGGCCTAGCCGCGCAGCTGAAGAAGCGTTTCGGGGTCGAGCTGGACAAGCGCTACCAGAAGGCGGACTGGAGCAAGCGCCCCTTCTCGCCGGAGATGATCGAGTACGCCATGAAGGACACCTCGCTCCTCATCAAGCTGTACGAGCAGCTGGAGTCGGAGCTGAGGGTGAAAGGGCGTCTCGCCTGGGTGGAGGAGGAGTCCGAGCTGGTGGCGAAGGTGCGCTCCGCCTCGCGGGAAGGGGAGCCCCTCTTCACCCGCTTCAAGGGTGCCTCGCGCATGAAGCCGCGCGAGCTCGCGGTACTGGAGGAGCTTTTGCGCTTCAGAGACGAGCGGGCGAAGGCTGCGGATGTCCCTCCTTTCAGGATCCTCGGGAACGACGCCCTGCGCGAGCTGGCGGAGAAGCAGCCGCGCAGCAACTTCGAGCTGGTGGCGGTGAACGGCCTCTCCTCCAAGCTCATCGAGAGGCTCGGGCGCGGGATTCTGCAGTCGGTCGCGGCGGGGCTCGCGGTGCCGCAGCAGAAGCTCCCGCAGATCCCTGCGGCGAAGCGGCCGGTGCTCGACAGGCTTCAGGAGGACCGGGTGAAGAAGCTGAAGGCGTGGCGCGAGGCAAAGGCGGCCGAGCTTGGGCTCGGGGTCGGGCTGGTGGCGAACAACACCCTCCTGGAGGCGCTCGCGGAGGAAGGATCCGAGCCTGGCTCTTTGCTGAAGCGCTGGCAGACGGAGGCATTCGGCGAAGAGCTCTCGACGCTGAGCCTATAG
- the prmA gene encoding 50S ribosomal protein L11 methyltransferase — protein sequence MTTDWAEIACEVPAAMVDSLAAFLVELTGNGVSIENLHLDTFSLDSLEDSPVKQVKGYLPLDPALEETRSKVERFLVEHGPSFDGFVYVPPVVSTIRNEDWANNWKAYFKPVRIGERMVIKPTWEEYQEAEGDLMIQIDPGMAFGTGAHPTTRMCLESLERIWLQHGNGTLPEPALDVGTGSGVLSIAAALMGAQRIVAVDIDPEAVRVTEENLAINGVADRVAASTTDLAELKEEFGVVLANILAEELVRLSAQLIAVVRPGGWLILSGILTEKAAMVSAAFSTLTAVEAPTEAEWSCLTFRKEERG from the coding sequence ATGACTACGGACTGGGCGGAGATCGCCTGTGAAGTACCGGCCGCCATGGTGGACAGTTTGGCGGCCTTTCTCGTGGAGCTGACCGGAAACGGCGTGAGCATAGAGAATCTCCATTTGGACACCTTTTCCCTCGACTCCCTCGAGGACTCCCCGGTGAAGCAGGTGAAGGGATACCTGCCGCTGGACCCCGCACTCGAGGAGACGCGCAGCAAGGTGGAGCGGTTCCTCGTTGAGCACGGCCCCTCTTTCGACGGCTTCGTGTACGTCCCCCCCGTGGTATCCACGATCCGCAACGAGGACTGGGCCAACAACTGGAAGGCCTACTTCAAACCGGTGCGCATCGGGGAGAGAATGGTCATCAAGCCGACGTGGGAGGAATACCAGGAGGCCGAGGGGGACCTGATGATCCAGATCGACCCGGGGATGGCCTTCGGCACGGGGGCCCACCCCACCACCCGGATGTGCCTCGAGTCGCTGGAGCGGATCTGGCTTCAGCACGGGAACGGCACCCTCCCGGAGCCGGCCCTCGACGTCGGCACCGGCTCGGGGGTTCTGAGCATCGCCGCGGCGCTCATGGGCGCGCAGAGGATCGTGGCGGTGGACATCGACCCGGAGGCGGTGCGGGTGACGGAGGAGAATCTCGCCATCAACGGCGTCGCGGACAGGGTCGCAGCGTCCACCACCGACCTCGCGGAGTTGAAGGAGGAGTTTGGCGTCGTCCTCGCGAACATCCTCGCAGAAGAGCTGGTGCGCCTCTCCGCCCAGCTCATCGCAGTCGTGCGGCCGGGGGGGTGGCTGATACTCTCGGGGATCCTGACGGAGAAGGCAGCGATGGTAAGCGCCGCGTTCTCCACCCTTACCGCCGTGGAGGCACCGACAGAGGCGGAATGGAGCTGCCTCACCTTCCGCAAGGAAGAAAGAGGGTAG
- a CDS encoding response regulator transcription factor: MRILVVEDEKKVASFIKRGLEEEQYEVHTAADGEEGLKLALEKPFELIVLDWMLPKKDGLSVLKELREKKNTTPILMLTAKDSVEDIVAGLDSGSDDYLTKPFAFAELLARVRALMRRSELDRGAEIRFADLRLDPVTHKVWRKEKEIDLTAKEYGLLEYFMRNPHQVLTRTMIAEHVWDYTFDSFTNIIDVYVNYLRKKIDRDADKKLIHTVRGVGYILKEEE, from the coding sequence ATGAGAATCCTGGTAGTTGAAGATGAAAAAAAGGTGGCGAGCTTTATCAAGCGCGGCCTCGAAGAGGAGCAGTACGAGGTTCATACTGCTGCCGACGGCGAAGAGGGGCTCAAGCTCGCGCTGGAAAAGCCGTTCGAGCTGATCGTGCTCGACTGGATGCTGCCTAAGAAGGATGGATTGAGCGTTTTGAAGGAGCTGAGGGAGAAGAAGAATACCACCCCGATCCTCATGCTTACTGCCAAGGACTCTGTTGAAGATATCGTAGCAGGACTCGATTCCGGTTCTGACGACTATCTCACCAAGCCGTTTGCCTTCGCCGAGCTTCTGGCCAGGGTGAGAGCGCTGATGCGCAGAAGCGAGCTCGACAGGGGCGCGGAGATCCGCTTCGCCGACCTCAGGCTCGACCCGGTCACCCACAAGGTGTGGCGCAAGGAGAAGGAGATCGATCTTACCGCGAAGGAGTACGGGCTCCTCGAGTACTTCATGCGCAACCCGCACCAGGTGCTCACGAGGACGATGATCGCGGAGCATGTCTGGGACTACACCTTCGACAGCTTTACGAACATCATCGACGTGTACGTGAACTACCTCAGGAAGAAGATCGACCGCGACGCAGACAAGAAGCTCATCCACACCGTGCGCGGCGTAGGGTACATCCTCAAGGAAGAGGAATAG
- a CDS encoding pyruvate, water dikinase regulatory protein encodes MKHVYLLSDATGETVERVARAALTQFKDVDVKLHRVGQIRTRDDIVRALDEVSREPGIIFYTLVNTELAQLVRNETEARELEAVDLITPLLFKLAEFLHMPPQKLPGLQYQMNSEYYRRMEAVDFTVKQDDGQEPRNLHKADIVLVGVSRTSKTPLSMYLAHKGYKVANVPLVQGIEPPKELTQVEQNRVVGLIIEPQRLVDIRSARLRNLRQSPRGSYADYKQVEDELSFCRRFFRSHPEWLVIDVTNKSVEESAAEILSRLHGEIRHD; translated from the coding sequence ATGAAGCACGTCTATCTGCTTTCTGACGCAACGGGTGAAACTGTTGAGCGGGTGGCGCGGGCGGCGCTGACCCAGTTCAAGGATGTGGACGTCAAGCTGCACAGGGTGGGACAGATCCGCACCCGGGACGACATCGTCCGGGCGCTCGACGAGGTAAGCCGCGAGCCGGGGATCATCTTTTACACCCTTGTAAATACCGAACTCGCGCAGCTGGTCAGGAACGAGACGGAGGCGCGCGAGCTCGAGGCTGTCGATCTCATCACCCCCCTCCTTTTCAAGCTGGCGGAGTTTCTCCACATGCCGCCGCAGAAGTTGCCGGGGCTGCAGTACCAGATGAACTCGGAGTACTACCGCAGGATGGAGGCGGTGGACTTCACCGTGAAGCAGGACGACGGCCAGGAGCCGCGCAACCTGCACAAGGCCGACATCGTGCTGGTAGGGGTGTCCCGGACCTCGAAGACGCCGCTATCGATGTACCTCGCCCACAAGGGGTACAAGGTCGCCAATGTACCGCTGGTCCAGGGAATCGAGCCACCGAAGGAACTCACCCAGGTCGAACAGAACCGGGTCGTCGGACTCATCATCGAGCCCCAGCGGCTGGTGGACATACGCAGTGCACGCCTCAGAAACCTCCGGCAGAGCCCGCGGGGGAGCTATGCAGATTACAAACAGGTGGAGGACGAGCTTTCCTTCTGCCGCAGATTTTTCCGGTCGCATCCCGAGTGGCTGGTAATCGATGTGACGAACAAGTCTGTGGAGGAGTCTGCAGCCGAGATACTGAGCAGGCTCCACGGCGAAATACGGCACGACTAG
- a CDS encoding 16S rRNA (uracil(1498)-N(3))-methyltransferase, producing the protein MRSFFLGPNTIEGERAHVSGELFKHMVRVLRLKEGAEVALTDDAGRRHLGTIEAVEAKSLTVRITESDAGEEELAPRITLYQGLPKGEKLDMVLQKATELGVAEVVAFAAARSVVKLKEGREAGRLDRCEKIVQEAARQCGRRSVPAVLLGGKLEAVLRGSEHSVKLLLWEGEEVTGLRQALSATAAPESVAVVVGPEGGLTPEEVEAARRCGFIPVSLGRRILRTETAGLAVIAILQFQWGDLG; encoded by the coding sequence ATGCGTTCCTTCTTTCTCGGCCCCAACACCATCGAAGGGGAAAGGGCGCATGTCAGCGGAGAGCTCTTCAAGCACATGGTGCGCGTGCTGCGCCTGAAGGAGGGGGCGGAAGTCGCCCTTACCGACGACGCCGGCAGGCGCCATCTCGGCACCATCGAGGCGGTGGAGGCCAAAAGCCTCACCGTGCGCATAACGGAGAGCGATGCCGGGGAGGAGGAATTGGCTCCCCGCATCACCCTCTACCAGGGGCTTCCGAAGGGGGAGAAGCTCGACATGGTGCTGCAGAAGGCGACGGAGCTCGGAGTCGCCGAGGTAGTGGCGTTTGCCGCTGCCCGCTCTGTCGTCAAGCTGAAGGAAGGGCGCGAGGCGGGGCGCCTGGACCGCTGCGAGAAGATCGTGCAGGAGGCGGCCCGGCAGTGCGGAAGGAGATCTGTCCCTGCCGTCCTTCTCGGCGGGAAGTTGGAGGCCGTGTTGCGGGGGTCGGAGCACTCTGTTAAGCTGTTGCTCTGGGAAGGGGAGGAGGTCACCGGGCTTAGGCAGGCACTTTCAGCGACTGCCGCTCCGGAGAGCGTGGCGGTCGTGGTTGGCCCCGAAGGGGGGCTCACCCCCGAGGAAGTAGAGGCAGCGCGCCGCTGCGGCTTCATCCCCGTCTCCCTCGGCAGACGCATCCTGCGCACGGAGACTGCCGGTCTCGCCGTCATCGCCATACTGCAGTTCCAGTGGGGGGATTTAGGGTAA